In the genome of Bicyclus anynana chromosome 23, ilBicAnyn1.1, whole genome shotgun sequence, one region contains:
- the LOC128199421 gene encoding uncharacterized protein LOC128199421, whose amino-acid sequence MSLLLQKKYLLLLEEELQSEEAELIALYYLNKRKHRFWKRSHLYYHTSHGEFFTLFNELDDESFTKSYRLPRNIFYELHNLIKPHIFKQDTNYRRSICTQERLAVCLKYLATGSKFSQIAENFRIGKSTVPRIIEDVCDALWTVLQPLVMPELNENDWKKISKQFEEIWQFKNCVGAIDGKHVYMFAPPKSGSSYYCYKHRFSTVMMCVADATRRIIMVDIGSMGRFSDGGIFADSIFGIRLRENRLNLPQPQPLYQNGEPVPFVFIGDEAFPLMTNLMRPYLRDNLNNEKRTYNYRLSRARRIVEATFGVLSRKWYVYRKEFECKIETVEKVIKATCVLHNFLIDKMPGYLDNNETGLATTMFNDTNVENLLSNDNMDAYQVREKFCSYFNNEGAVPWQDTRITILLERNT is encoded by the exons ATGTcgctattattacaaaaaaagtatCTTCTTTTACTTGAAGAAGAACTACAGTCTGAAGAAGCAGAATTGATAGCTTTATACTAcctaaacaaaagaaaacatcgGTTTTGGAAAAGAAGTCACTTGTATTACCATACCAGTCATGGAGAATTTTTTACTCTGTTTAATGAGTTAGATGATGAAAGTTTTACCAAGTCCTACAGACTACCGAGGAATATATTCTACGAACTACATAACTTAATTAAACCACATATATTTAAGCAAGATACTAACTACAGGAGATCTATCTGTACCCAAGAGCGGCTAGCAGTATGTttgaa gtATTTGGCGACTGGTTCAAAATTTTCACAAATAGCTGAAAATTTTAGGATTGGAAAATCGACTGTTCCAAGAATTATAGAAGATGTCTGCGATGCCTTGTGGACAGTATTACAACCTTTGGTTATGCCAGAACTTAACGAAAATGATTGGAAAAAAATTTCAAAGCAATTTGAAGAAATCTGGCAATTCAAAAACTGCGTCGGGGCCATTGATGGCAAGCATGTGTACATGTTTGCACCCCCAAAATCTGGGTCCTCATATTACTGTTATAAACACAGGTTTTCAACTGTAATGATGTGCGTAGCCGACGCTACCCGAAGAATAATTATGGTAGATATAGGTTCAATGGGAAGGTTCAGCGATGGTGGTATTTTTGCTGATAGTATATTCGGAATTCGTTTGAGAGAAAACAGACTAAATCTACCACAGCCACAACCCTTGTACCAAAATGGAGAACCTGTACCGTTTGTTTTTATTGGAGACGAAGCTTTCCCTTTGATGACTAACTTAATGAGACCATATCTACGCgataatttaaataacgaaaaacGAACATACAATTATAGACTTTCAAGAGCTCGTCGTATTGTGGAAGCTACATTTGGTGTATTATCACGGAAATGGTACGTATACCGTAAAGAATTTGAATGTAAAATAGAAACAGTGGAAAAAGTGATAAAAGCAACGTGTGTTCTACACAACTTTTTAATTGACAAGATGCCTGGCTATCTAGATAATAATGAAACGGGTTTGGCCACGACTATGTTTAACGACACAAACGTGGAAAATCTATTATCGAATGACAATATGGATGCCTATCAAGTTCGAGAAAAATTCTGTAGTTATTTCAACAACGAGGGCGCCGTTCCATGGCAAGACACTCGTATTACAATATTACTTGAACgaaatacttaa
- the LOC128199423 gene encoding uncharacterized protein LOC128199423, translated as MDEQFIESVKKYPCLWNTSIDTYKLTDVKDAAWENVLKETQLSDVKTAKSKWKKLRDSHRDALKRKNATRSGQSGKQIREWKYEKVMEFLIPYMTNRNRTTNYTSQTNINEQETNSLESNVTDEFFETSSNHTRSTPEDRPSVQHSPSPTSSVSASTCRNATRKSDEISNLLIQHHANRERIRQEKLEIQSLIEKNNTLDEMDTFFLSISKSVKKLSQYMQLQAKRKIFNVLLELEELELQNTWYNTNENNWYSPGYTSAPGPSSTPGPSSTQAPVLTSTQAGGPNSTQAPVPSSTQIPGPSSTQAPVPSLEDTHMTDEQIEAFRNEEDTYDNL; from the exons atggatgaacaatttattgaatcagtaaaaaaatatccatgTCTATGGAACACATCAATAGATACCTATAAACTTACTGACGTCAAAGATGCAGCTTGGGAGAACGTTTTGAAAGAAACTCAATTATCTGACG taaaaACGGCTAAATCTAAGTGGAAAAAGTTGAGAGACAGCCACCGGGACGCATTAAAAAGGAAGAATGCCACTAGAAGTGGACAGAGTGGTAAACAAATTCGTGAATGGAAATATGAGAAGGTAATGGAATTTTTGATACCATATATGACGAATAGAAACAGGACTACAAATTATACCtcacaaacaaatataaatgaaCAGGAAACAAATTCATTGGAAAGTAATGTAACCGATGAgttttttgaaacatcaagcAATCATACAAGAAGCACTCCAGAAGATCGTCCATCTGTACAACATTCGCCGTCACCGACATCAAGCGTCTCAGCCTCGACATGCAGAAATGCAACAAGAAAATCGGatgaaataagtaatttacTTATACAGCACCATGCAAACCGTGAAAGAATACGCCAAGAAAAACTAGAAATACAATCATTGATAGAGAAAAATAATACCCTTGACGAAATGGACACTTTTTTTCTGTCGATatcaaaaagtgtaaaaaaactTTCTCAATATATGCAGCTTCAGGCTAAACGTAAAATTTTCAATGTTCTTTTAGAATTGGAAGAACTTGAGCTACAAAACACATGGTATAacacaaatgaaaataattggtATTCCCCCGGTTACACTTCAGCACCGGGTCCAAGTTCGACACCGGGTCCTAGCTCAACACAGGCACCGGTTCTTACATCAACACAGGCCGGTGGTCCTAACTCAACACAGGCACCGGTTCCTAGCTCAACACAAATACCGGGTCCAAGTTCGACACAGGCACCTGTTCCAAGCTTGGAAGATACGCACATGACCGATGAACAGATAGAAGCATTCAGAAACGAAGAAGACACATATGATAATTTGTAA